Genomic segment of Paenibacillus sp. FSL R5-0912:
AAGCTGCTCTATGTGGCGCCGGAACGTCTGGAGCTGGACTGGTTCCGCCTGGAGATGGCGGGTCTGTCCATCTCCTGCGTAGCTGTCGATGAGGCGCACTGCGTATCGCAGTGGGGCCATGATTTCCGCACCAGCTATCTGGCGGTGTCGCCGTTTGTAGAGGAGCTGCCACAGCGGCCAATCCTGGCCGCTTTCACCGCTACAGCTACACCTGAGGTTATGGAGGATATGGTCCGGCTGCTTCGTCTGCGCGATCCGGGTGTCTTCATGACTGGACTTGGCCGTGATAATCTGGCCATGCAAGTGCTGCGCGGAGAGAATAAGCGCGAATTCGTGCTGGACTACACGGCGCAGCATTCGCATCAGCCGGGCATCGTCTATGCCGCCACCCGCAAAGAGGTGGATGATCTCTATCAGCGGCTGCAGGCGACGGGAGTCGCCGCGGGCCGCTACCATGCCGGGATGAGCGACCAGGAACGGGCCGAGAGCCAGGAAGGATTCCTGTATGACGATATCCGCGTCATGGTGGCCACGAATGCTTTTGGGATGGGGATCGACAAGTCTAACGTTCGTTATGTCATTCATTACAATATGCCGAAGAATATGGAGGCTTATGTCCAGGAGGCCGGACGTGCCGGCCGCGACGGGGAGCCGAGTGACTGTATTCTGCTCTTCAGTGCGCAGGATATTATGACGCAGAAGTTCCTGATTGAGCAGAATCCGCAGGACACAGAGCGCAAAGCCAATGAATACCGCAAGCTGCAGCAGATGATTGATTACTGCTACACCACCCGCTGTCTGCGCAGTGCACAGCTGGATTATTTCGGCGAGAATCATGACGACGATCCGTGCGGCATCTGCAGCTCCTGTACCGATGAACGGCAGCTGGTAGACATGACGGTGGATGCACAGAAGATCTTCTCCTGTATCCACCGTATGCGCGAACGCTACGGGGTGGCGCTGGTGTCCTCGGTGCTGAAGGGCTCGCGCAACCAGAAGGTGCTGCAGTACGGCTTCGAGAAGCTGCCGACCCACGGGGCGATGTCGGGCCGCAGCGAGAAGGAGATTACCGAGAGCATCAATGTGCTGATCTCAGAGGGGTATCTGGCCTTGTCCGAAGGCCAGTATCCGGTCGTGCGGCTTCAGCCGCTGGCAGCAGAGGTGCTGCGCGGCCAGCGTGAGGTTCACCAGCGCGTGGCCCGCACGCTGGTCACCTCCGGCACGCGGGACCGCAGCCGGACGCGCGACCATTCACCGTCGGCCGTAAACGAGACGGTCTTCGAGCAGCTGCGTCTGATCCGCCGCGAGCTGGCGGGGCGCGAGCATGTGCCGTCCTATATCATCTTCAATGATGCGACACTGCGCGAGATGAGCGTGGTTTGCCCGCAGACTGAAGGCGAGATGCTGAGAGTGAAGGGTGTCGGCGAAGTGAAGTATCGTAAATACGGTAAGGCATTCCTGGAGTTTTTTCAAAATGAAATGTAAAGAAGGTTATAAGGCATGAGAATCATCCTGGCCACATTAAATGCCAAATATATTCATACATCGCTGGCGATCCGGCTTCTGAAGGCGTACAGCGAGCATGAATTCGAAGATATCCTTTTGGCGGAATACACCATCAAAGATCCCGTGATGAATATCGTGTCGGACCTTTTCCAGAAGCAGCCGGATGTGATCGGCTTCTCCTGTTATATCTGGAACATCGAAGAAACAGTCAAGCTGGTCTCAATTCTCAAGCAGGTGATGCCGGAGGTGAAGATCGTACTTGGCGGGCCGGAGGTGTCTTATGAGCCGCTCTACTGGATGAAACGGGAAGCCGGAATCGACTTCGTAGTCAATGGGGACGGGGAAGAGACCTTCCATCATCTGCTGCAGGAGATCCGGGATGAGCATAAATATCATTTTGTATACGGCGCTGCCTACCGCAAGGGGGAGGACCTGATCGTCAACCCGCCGCGTCCCAAAAGCGACCTTAATACCCTGCCGACGCCCCACCGGTTCGCGGAGGATCTGCCGGAGCTCAGCAAGCGCATTGTGTATTTTGAGACAAGCCGGGGGTGCCCTTTCAATTGCCAGTTCTGCCTGTCCAGCATCGAGGTAGGCGTGCGTTATTACGATATTGAACGGGTGAAATCCGATCTGCTCTATCTGATTGAAGGCGGGGCCAAGGTGATCAAATTCCTCGACCGCACCTTCAATATCAACCGCAATTACGCGATGGAGATGTTCCAGTTCCTGATCGACAATCATCAGGGCTGTGTGTTCCAATTCGAGATTACAGCGGATATTATGCGTCCGGAGGTGCTGGATTTCCTTGCGCAGAATGCGCCGCCCGGAGTTTTCCGCTTCGAGATCGGTGTGCAGTCGACCAATGATGAGACCAACGAACTGGTCAAACGCCGCCAGAACTTCACGAAGCTGTCCCGCACGGTAATGAAGATCAAGGCCAGCGGCAATATCGACCAGCATCTCGATTTGATTGCCGGACTGCCGATGGAGGATTACTCGACCTTCCGCAAGACCTTCAATGATGTATTCGCCATGGAGCCGGAGGAGCTGCAGCTAGGTTTCCTCAAAATGCTCCGCGGCACCGGGCTGCGTGCCCAGGCTGCCAAATACGACTATACGTATATGGAGCATGCGCCGTACGAAATTCTCAGCAGCCATGTGATGCCCTTCTCCGATATTATCCGCCTGAAGCGGCTGGAGGATGTACTGGAGAAGTACTGGAACAGCCACCGGCTGGATCACTCGGTCAAGTATCTGATCCGCCATGTCTTCCCGTCCCCGTTCGATTTCTTCCAGGAATTCGGCGACTACTGGGAAGCGCGGGGCTGGCAGAAGATCGGGCATCAGCTCGAGGATCTGTTCACCCGGCTGCATGATTTCCTGACAGACCGGGGCACGGCTTCCATGGAGATTATCACCGGACTGATGAAGCTGGATTACTTCCTGGGCCATAAGTACAAGCCGCGCAAAATCTGGTGGGATGATGTGCTCGATAAGTCAGAATGGGCGAAGTACCTGAAGCAGATTGCGGAGCAGCCGGAGCGTATTTCGGCCAAGCTGGCAGAGGCAGGCTTAAGCGAGCGTGAACTGCAGAAGTACATCGTGCTGGATGTGCTGCCGTTCGTGCTTGCGCCGGTGCTGGATTCGATCAGCGGGCTGCGTTTTGACGGCTTGGCTGGTGCTGAAGGTGAGGCGGCAGAGAATGCGACGGTTGCCGTGGCTGGCTATGAAGGCAGCGACAAAGCCGAAGGAGGCATGTCCGGCAGCTTGACTACGGCCGGGACGGCAGCTACGGTGGCTCCGGCAGCACTGCTGCAAGCTGCAGTAGCTGTGGCCGGGGACACAGTACCGGCCGTGGCGGATGCGCATCCCGGTTCCAGCGGCGGCAGTACGCTGCTGATTGTGCTCTATCAGCAGGATGAGAGCCAGCGGGCGCAGTATTACGCGCTGCCTATATAGACGGAAGCCTGCTGAAATGGCCGGAGCTTACGGTTGTCCCTTGGGGGCAATGAAGCTCCGGCTTTTTGCTGTGTGCATGGCGCTCAACTACTTCAGCAGATGGGATATGAAGAAAGTGGCAAGCCTCCATTAAGAAATACGACTGGGTAGGATTGTGTAGAACGAGTAGCGAATAGATTGAGTACCAATAACAGACAGGAGGATTTCAATGACACAGTTTTATCTCATCCGCCATGGTGAACCCGATAGGAACATCAATGAGCAGTACAAATTAAAGGGCCATGGCCGGGATCTGGTACCTCTTACGGAAGCAGGAGTGAACCAGGTATATCGGACAGCGCAAGATGAGCGGCTGAAAGAAGCGGAGGTCATTATTTCTTCTCCTTACACAAGAGCACTTCAAACGGCCGCTATTTTATCCAAGGAACTCGGTTTAGACATAAAGGTTGAATTGGATTTAAGGGAATGGCAGCCTGACTTAACCTTTGAATATGATTCCCTGGAGCAGCTTGCAGAGCTGGGGAACGATTATGATGCTAATCTTGGGGTATATCCTCCAGGGGCAACCAAGCAATGGGAGTCCAAAGAACTGCTGAAGAACCGCGTGGAGAAGGTGATTGACAGATATCTCGGATTTGAAAAAGTGATCATTACCGGACATGGCATGGCTTTTCGTACCCTCGTAGGAGAGATGGAAGAAATTCCGCATGCCTCCATTACCGGATATAATAAAACACAGGCTGTAATAGGAATTACGTAATTGTAATTGGCGGTATCCGGTGTTAATATCAGGAATGAGATGCCTGTAAAGGAGCATAAACCGTATCATGTGGATGACTCTGTAAAGATTAACAAGCCGGAAGAATGTCTGAAATAGTGAACGCACTATTGTATTAGGCATGTCTTTCTTTAATCTTACAGGGTATGCAGGATAAGGTGTGTCATAAAACCACTTCTGCGGATACCCTTTTGGTATCCGCTTTATTGTCGTGTCGCGGGAAATACGCATCTCCCTTGATTCTTACCTGCCTATCCTCCTAAAAATGACTGGAGGAACTACTATATGCATACTAAATTGATCTTAATTGAGGGCTTACCGGGCTCCGGGAAATCAACCACGGCTCAGCTGGTGCATGAAATTCTTACAGAGAATAATCTTAGGGCTCAGCTATTCCTTGAAGGGAATTTGGACCATCCTGCTGATTATGATGGAGTCGCTTATCTAGATGAAGTTGAATACGATGATCTATTGAGCGCCTATGAGGAATTTAGGGATTTATTAAGCCCATATACATGGAATCAAGGGAATAGTTATTTCGTGGAATACCGGAAACTAATCAATGAACACAGTTCAAGTATTCCAAATGAAATGCTGGATACTTTGGTGAAGCACGATGTGTATGAATTGCCGCTAGACCGAAACAGGGAACTGATTACGGCAAAATGGAAGCAGTTTGCGGAGAGAGCCTTAAATGGCGCTGACCTTTATATTTTCGATTGTTGTTTCATACAGAATCCTGTAACCATGGGAATGATCAAACATGATGCTGCCAAGGAAGACATCACAAATTATGTTGTTGAACTGGCAGCCATATCTGAAGCGCTGAATCCGCTTCTGATATACGTTGACCAGAACGATCTTGAGTATTCCTTCGGCAAGGCTGTTGAAGAGAGACCCCAAGAATGGTCTGAAGGCTTTGTTGACTATTACACCAAACAAGGGTTTGGCAAAAAACAGGGTTACACCGGCTTGGAAGGAACTCTGCAGGTGCTTAAGGCAAGAAGGGACTTAGAAGAATCCATGTTAAGCAGCTTGAATATGGCTAAGCGCAAAGTAAACAACTCTTCATATGATTTAGATGCGTACAGACAGGTTTTAGTGAAGGTATTATCAGGAATAAACTGAAGGGATTTTAAAGGCAGATGGGCGATGGAACCTGGAATTGGATCATCCTCAAGCTTGGGCCTGAATTCGGTGCAATCGGTAAGGATTGAGACCATTCTCAAGCAGAGAGCCTAGCAGATAATTGTATTTCGTGCAGTTAAAATACGGCGAAAAGCCGGATGAGCAGGGATAACTGTATTCGGTACAATTAAAATACTGCGGCGTCAATCAGGTGGAGACCCTGGCAGCAACAGAACTTTGGCAGCATAACCGAAAGCGAGGCACTCCGTCAGGTACGGGGTGCCTCGCTTTATTTTAAAGATATATCTTAAGCTGCTGACAGTTCTCATCCTTTCCCCTGCGGGTTACATGAATGGTCAGCCAGGGTACCAGAGCCAAAGCTCCATTGAAGCTAATTCGCCGTAGGCTGAAGCCGCATGGAGCCGGCAGGGAGGTGGCGGGCAAGCCAGTCCAGTACATCGGCGGTGACCTCATCCCGGTTGACCTCGTTCAGCATCTCATGCCTGCCTTCAGGATACAGTTTGTACTCTACGTCCTGTATTCCTTGGCTCCGGTAGAGCCCAGCCAGACGTTTCACCCCATGACCGTTCATCCCCACAGGGTCCTTCTCCCCGGAGAACAGGTAAACAGGCTTGTCTTTGCATACAGTAAGCAGCGTTGTCCTGGTATGAAGCTCCCGCAGCAAATGGAAGAAATCCCGGAAGAAGCGGGTGGTGCAGATCGCTCCGCAGAAAGGATCGGCAATGAATTGATCCACTTCCTCCTGGTCACGGCTGAGCCAGTCGAAGGCTGTTCTGACCGGTGAGAAGGAACGGTTATATGCGCCAAAAACAAGTCCGTTCAACAATACGCTGCGATGGTGGTCTCCTTGAAGCCTTAACTGCATTGCCGAGAGGGATTCTGCCAGCCGCAGCATGCTCCGGGGACCATTGGTGCCGCTGAGAATGAAGCCGCTGTAAATCTCATTGCCTACTTCGCACATCAGCTTCTGGGCCAGGAATGAACCCATGCTATGGGCGAACAGGTAAATCGGCACATGCTGATGCCGGGAGCAGGCGATTCCCGCAAGCTGCAGCAGATTGCGGCGCATCCAGTAGAAACCGTTCTCCCCGGTATCGCCGAGCAGATTGACTTGGCCGGCGGTGAGGCCATGGCCCCGGTGGTCATTGGCATACACCGCATAACCGGCTGCGGTGAGCGCGGACGCAAAACGTGCATAACGCGCAGCCGTTTCACACATGCCGTGAGAGATCTGCACGACCCCTCTGACGTCGGCTCCAGCTTCCGGCAGCCATTCATAGACATGGATTTTGACGCCTAGTGGATCGGTCATGGTAAAGGTGTTCTCTGTCATCGCCGTCCTCCTGAAAGTTAAATTCAGCAATCCTAGCGTAAGAGTACTTCGTTATACTAAATCTGCCCGGTATACCAGTTATGAATGGATGTAAACCGCTGCTGCTTACGGCAGATAAGAGCGGAGAACGGTGGACATGCCTTCAATGCTGTAGGCGCCGAGGCTGGACGGGAGCAGATAGCATTCGCCCGCTGCATAAGGCTGGGAGCCGTCTTCCCAGATCAGGTGGCCGCTGCCTTCACAGATCACCAGAATGGTGAAGCTGTCGTCCGTGGTGGCAAGCTGCCATTCACCGGCGACCACACCTTTTTCTACGATGAAATAAGGGGAGGAGGCGATTTGCAGCCATTCACCGGCCACTGCACCGTCTGTCTTCATCGAGGTCGCGCCTGCACCTTCATAGGCAGTCACATTCAGGGAATCCTCAATATGCAGCTCGCGCGGTTTGCCGTCCAGGCCGGGACGGTCGTAATCATAAATCCGGTATGTAGTGTCGGAGTTCTGCTGGATTTCGGCTACAACGACACCTGCGCACAAGGCGTGAACGGTGCCTGCGGGAATATAGAAAGAATCTCCTGCCGCTACAGTCACTTCCTGCAGGCTGTCCATAACGGTCCCGTTCTCGAGAGCATCCTGCAGAACCTCGCGGGTTACGCCTTCTTTCAGACCGTAGATGATTTTGGCGCCCGGCTTGGCATCCAGCACGTACCACATTTCTGTTTTGCCCAGTTCGCCCTTGGGTAATCCGGCATAATCATCAGTAGGGTGTACCTGTACGGAAAGATTGTCATTGCAATCGAGCAGCTTGATCAGCAGCGGGAATCTTCCGCCGTCCTCCGTAATACCCTTGCTGCCAAACCATTCATGTCCGAACTGCTCACGGATGGCATCCAGACCTAGTCCGGCGAGTTCGCCGTTCACTACAGAAGAAGTTCCGTTCGGGTGGTCAGCGATCATCCAGCCTTCGCCGATATGGCCTTCCGGCAGCTCCAGGCCGAATTTCTCCAGCGCACGGCCTCCCCAGACACGTTCTTTGAACTCCGGCTGAAATTTCAGAGGATATGGTTTCGTCATTACAACATCTTCCTTCCTGATTATAGAATGGTTAAAACTTAATATTTAAACGGTACATCGGACTATAACCCAATAAGTAACCGGTCAAACGCGGGTCAACCAAGCCGGATCATATGTGACAGGCTTAAGCTCACACATTATTGGCAGCATCATGGTTATGTTGTACTTATTACAACATTGATTGAGCGATACCAGGGTGATTGGAAGCAGGGCTATCTATGCGCCGGCTGGAAGAACTCAAGCTTCTCGCTGTCCGGTCCCTCGAAGAAGAAATAGCGGCTGCCGTTTGCGAGCTCTGAAATACCGGTCAGTCCCGGGATGCCGAGTCCGGCAAGTCTACTGTGCTCTTCCTCAATGTCATCGACTGTGAAGGCGGTATGGCTTACCCGTCCTTCCTGCGGCAGACCCCCGAATGCCCGTTCAATCAGTTCAATCTCCACACTGGCCTGTCCGGGGAAGCTGAGAAAGGCGAGACGCACTTCATCTCCAGGCTGGCCCAGAATACCCTGAAGCGTCAAGCCGATGACCTCTTGGTAAAATTGCAGTGAACGCTCAAGAATGTCCACTTTAATGCCAACATGCTCCATTTTGGTTACTGCCATTTAGTGATCAGCTCCTTTTTTCTTCTCTACAGCTACAACATACGGGGCGGAATCGCGCTGCAGCTGGCGATACACGATGGATTGCGCGTGAGGCTGGGCCAGTCCGGCGGCCCAGGCTTCCACGGCGGCAGCTTCACGGCCGCCGCCTTCGTGGCCGGGATACAGCACGGCCGTGATGACCCCGCCCGGGCGCAGCAGCAGCAGCGCCGCCTCCAGCGCGGCCAGCGTGCTCTCCGGCTCGGTGATGATGGTCTTGTCGGCATCGCCTGCAGGCAGATAGCCGAGGTTGAACATCACCGCAGAGACCGTTCCGCGCCAATCCGGCGGAACGGCTTCAGCCATTGCTGCATGGCTCCGCTGCAGCAGGGTCACGGGAGACAGCGCAGCAGGCGCTTCCTCCCGGGCCAGCCGCAGGCGCTCTCCGGCAAGAGCCAGCGCCGCGTGCTGGATGTCGAAGCCGTAGACCCCGCCGCGCGGCCCCGCCGCCTTGGCAAGGAACAGGGTGTCGGCACCTGCGCCTACGGTGGCGTCAATGGCCCGTCCGCCGGGGGCGAGCCGCTCGGCGGTTAGTTTATGAGCAAAGCTAAGGACGGACATGAAGCCCATTAGCTCTTCCTCCAATACTTACCCTGCCAGGTATCACGGGCAATCAGCTCGTGGTCGATGGCATTAAGAACTTCCCATTTCTTGAGGCTCCACATCGGGCCGATCAGGGCATCGCGCGGAGCATCGCCGGTCAGGCGGTGGACAATCATGTCCGGCGGCAGAATCTCCAGCGAGTCGGCAATCAGCTTCACATACTCATCCTGCTCCAGGAAGCGCAGCAGACCGGCTTCGTACTGCTTTACCATCGGCGTTTTGCGCATGAGGTGAAGCAGGTGGATTTTGATCCCCTGCACGCCCATGTTGGCAACAGCAGATACAGTCTCCAGCATCATCTCGTGCGTTTCCTGCGGAAGCCCGTGAATGATATGGGTGCAGACCCGGATACCGTGACGTCTGAGCTTCGCAACGGCTTCGGTATAACAGGCAGTATCATGCGCCCGGTTAATCAGATCGGAGGTGGACTGGTGGATGGTCTGAAGCCCCATCTCCACCCACAGATAGGTGCGCTTGTTCAGATCGGCAAGGTATTCGACCACATCATCGGGCAGGCAGTCCGGCCGGGTAGCAATGGCGAGGCCGACCACACCCGGCTGCTGCAGGATAACCTCATAATATTCCCTTAGCTCCTCAACGGGAGCGTACGTATTAGTGTAGGCCTGGAAATAGCCGATATATTTAGCGTTTGGCCATTTCAAGTGCTGGCGGTCACGTACATTGTTGAACTGGGTTACCAGATCATCGCGGCGGCTTCCGGCGAAATCACCAGACCCTCTGGCGCTGCAGAAAGTGCAGCCTCCTTTGGCGATGGAACCGTCACGGTTTGGACAGGTGAAGCCGGCATCCAGCATGACCTTGAACACCTTGGTATCCATCTGGTCACGCATTTCATAGTTCCAGGTATGGAACCGTTTATCCCCCCACAGAAGCGGAGAGGAGGTCTGTAGAAGATTAGACATGTGCAGCTCCTTTCATTAACCTTCCCATTGTATCAAAAATCAAAGAGGAGCGTAACAATTACTCCCGGAAATCCGGCGGAAAAGGGCTAGAAATAAGCAGGAAACAGCCGGGATTTCGCTTGTAAATGCTTACACAATATGTTATATTTAAAGTGTAAAAAAGCCGCTGCAGCAACCACAATCACATTTTTGAATTCATAATTTCGTGTCGTCCGGTCCATAATAAACCATAGAGGTGATAACGATGAATTCTCCAACGGTGTTTCCCGATAATAAAGGTTCGATTGATGTGCAGCTGACTCCCGATGAGGCCCTTGCCCTGACAGGCGTGGAATTTAACGGCAACCACAAGATTAAGACCGAAGCGCAGCGCAAGATCCGCAGTGCCTTCGAGAAGACATTTGATTTTAACGCTCCGGCAAGGTAGACTATGTACTGTTGAAAAATGGACCCCAATTCCAAATACAACAAAAGGGGATTTTCCAACCGGCCTTTTTCAGGCTGGACGGGGAATCCTTTTTTTTTTGAACTATTGCAGGGATATTTCAGCTTCCTGCTTAAATCCCTTTACTTTTGACGGCAAGTTCGGCACAATATTGCAAGTGGCAGTTATCCTAGAGACTGCGACGAAATAAAGTACCGCTAATTTGTTGACAAAACTCCCAAAACCGTGGAGATTTTGTCAACAAAAGCGGGTACTAATTTCCTCGCAGCTCCCTATTCACAGATAATGCAATAAGAGATAAGCGGAGGAATACTTAATGCGTTTACGCGGAAGAAAAGGAATACGTGAAAGCCTTGAGGAGCAGACTGACCTGGTCATCCTTGATCCACGCAGCCTGAAGGGCCGGTGGTCAGAGCTGTTCGGCAATGATCATCCGATTCATGTGGAGTTCGGAATGGGCAAGGGGCAGTTCATCAGCCAAATGAGCTTCAAATATCCCGGTATCAATTTCATCGGCGTGGATATGTACGATGAACTGGTCCGGCGTGCAGCCGAGAAAGCCAGAAATGTGTGGGAGCCGGCAGGGGAAGAGACGCCGCCGAACGTCAGAGTGGCACTGGCTAATATCGATTATGCGGAGGAAGTATTTGCTCCGGGTGAACTGGAGCGGATCTACCTGAATTTCAGCGATCCGTGGCCGAAGAGCAAGCATGCCCGCCGGCGTCTGACGCATCCGCGTTTTCTCGACAAATACCGCGGGCTGCTTAGTCCGCTTGGCGAAATCCACCTGAAGACGGATTCCCGCAGCCTGTTTGAATTCTCCCTGAATGCTTTTGCCGACTATGGTCTGCAGATGAAGAACATTTCCCTTGATCTGCATGAAGGCGGCGTGATCAATGAAGAGCATGTCATGACGGAATACGAAACCAAATTTTACGGACGCGGAGTGAACATTCAGCGCTGTGAGGCCATTGTCGGGGAAGAGGCAATGAGGCAGTATCAGGCCTCACGGTTGGACAAATACCGCCTGTAGTCCGCCCACGGGTAAGAATATCATTCCGCATTATTAGCTGTATAGTACAAATGGCAGTCCGGGGAAACTTCCCAGGGCTGCCATTTGCCGTTTCTCAACCAAATATAAGTAGAGTCATACCTTAAGTCCCATTGTTCTATAAGAATCCGGGAGGCTATTCCAGCATGTCAATGATGCTCTGGGCGCTTTGCAGCGGATTGAACCGGGAAATCTCCTCCAGGTGTGCTTTGCGTTTGGCCCGCACATCCCCGTAGTCGCCCAGCAGCCGTTCCATCCAACGGTCGACCACATCAAGGGAGCTTATGGGTTCCCCGAAGCCGGCTGCCGTGAAATAACGGCAGTTTTCTTCTTCCTGCCCCGGCAGCGGGGAATGGAAGAGCATAGGGATGCCCTTGGCCAATCCTTCGCTGCAGGTCATTCCGCCGGGCTTGGTG
This window contains:
- a CDS encoding VOC family protein, with protein sequence MAVTKMEHVGIKVDILERSLQFYQEVIGLTLQGILGQPGDEVRLAFLSFPGQASVEIELIERAFGGLPQEGRVSHTAFTVDDIEEEHSRLAGLGIPGLTGISELANGSRYFFFEGPDSEKLEFFQPAHR
- a CDS encoding B12-binding domain-containing radical SAM protein: MRIILATLNAKYIHTSLAIRLLKAYSEHEFEDILLAEYTIKDPVMNIVSDLFQKQPDVIGFSCYIWNIEETVKLVSILKQVMPEVKIVLGGPEVSYEPLYWMKREAGIDFVVNGDGEETFHHLLQEIRDEHKYHFVYGAAYRKGEDLIVNPPRPKSDLNTLPTPHRFAEDLPELSKRIVYFETSRGCPFNCQFCLSSIEVGVRYYDIERVKSDLLYLIEGGAKVIKFLDRTFNINRNYAMEMFQFLIDNHQGCVFQFEITADIMRPEVLDFLAQNAPPGVFRFEIGVQSTNDETNELVKRRQNFTKLSRTVMKIKASGNIDQHLDLIAGLPMEDYSTFRKTFNDVFAMEPEELQLGFLKMLRGTGLRAQAAKYDYTYMEHAPYEILSSHVMPFSDIIRLKRLEDVLEKYWNSHRLDHSVKYLIRHVFPSPFDFFQEFGDYWEARGWQKIGHQLEDLFTRLHDFLTDRGTASMEIITGLMKLDYFLGHKYKPRKIWWDDVLDKSEWAKYLKQIAEQPERISAKLAEAGLSERELQKYIVLDVLPFVLAPVLDSISGLRFDGLAGAEGEAAENATVAVAGYEGSDKAEGGMSGSLTTAGTAATVAPAALLQAAVAVAGDTVPAVADAHPGSSGGSTLLIVLYQQDESQRAQYYALPI
- a CDS encoding tRNA (mnm(5)s(2)U34)-methyltransferase; this translates as MGFMSVLSFAHKLTAERLAPGGRAIDATVGAGADTLFLAKAAGPRGGVYGFDIQHAALALAGERLRLAREEAPAALSPVTLLQRSHAAMAEAVPPDWRGTVSAVMFNLGYLPAGDADKTIITEPESTLAALEAALLLLRPGGVITAVLYPGHEGGGREAAAVEAWAAGLAQPHAQSIVYRQLQRDSAPYVVAVEKKKGADH
- a CDS encoding TIGR01212 family radical SAM protein (This family includes YhcC from E. coli K-12, an uncharacterized radical SAM protein.) — translated: MSNLLQTSSPLLWGDKRFHTWNYEMRDQMDTKVFKVMLDAGFTCPNRDGSIAKGGCTFCSARGSGDFAGSRRDDLVTQFNNVRDRQHLKWPNAKYIGYFQAYTNTYAPVEELREYYEVILQQPGVVGLAIATRPDCLPDDVVEYLADLNKRTYLWVEMGLQTIHQSTSDLINRAHDTACYTEAVAKLRRHGIRVCTHIIHGLPQETHEMMLETVSAVANMGVQGIKIHLLHLMRKTPMVKQYEAGLLRFLEQDEYVKLIADSLEILPPDMIVHRLTGDAPRDALIGPMWSLKKWEVLNAIDHELIARDTWQGKYWRKS
- a CDS encoding alpha/beta fold hydrolase yields the protein MTENTFTMTDPLGVKIHVYEWLPEAGADVRGVVQISHGMCETAARYARFASALTAAGYAVYANDHRGHGLTAGQVNLLGDTGENGFYWMRRNLLQLAGIACSRHQHVPIYLFAHSMGSFLAQKLMCEVGNEIYSGFILSGTNGPRSMLRLAESLSAMQLRLQGDHHRSVLLNGLVFGAYNRSFSPVRTAFDWLSRDQEEVDQFIADPFCGAICTTRFFRDFFHLLRELHTRTTLLTVCKDKPVYLFSGEKDPVGMNGHGVKRLAGLYRSQGIQDVEYKLYPEGRHEMLNEVNRDEVTADVLDWLARHLPAGSMRLQPTAN
- the trmB gene encoding tRNA (guanosine(46)-N7)-methyltransferase TrmB, with protein sequence MRLRGRKGIRESLEEQTDLVILDPRSLKGRWSELFGNDHPIHVEFGMGKGQFISQMSFKYPGINFIGVDMYDELVRRAAEKARNVWEPAGEETPPNVRVALANIDYAEEVFAPGELERIYLNFSDPWPKSKHARRRLTHPRFLDKYRGLLSPLGEIHLKTDSRSLFEFSLNAFADYGLQMKNISLDLHEGGVINEEHVMTEYETKFYGRGVNIQRCEAIVGEEAMRQYQASRLDKYRL
- a CDS encoding type I phosphomannose isomerase catalytic subunit produces the protein MTKPYPLKFQPEFKERVWGGRALEKFGLELPEGHIGEGWMIADHPNGTSSVVNGELAGLGLDAIREQFGHEWFGSKGITEDGGRFPLLIKLLDCNDNLSVQVHPTDDYAGLPKGELGKTEMWYVLDAKPGAKIIYGLKEGVTREVLQDALENGTVMDSLQEVTVAAGDSFYIPAGTVHALCAGVVVAEIQQNSDTTYRIYDYDRPGLDGKPRELHIEDSLNVTAYEGAGATSMKTDGAVAGEWLQIASSPYFIVEKGVVAGEWQLATTDDSFTILVICEGSGHLIWEDGSQPYAAGECYLLPSSLGAYSIEGMSTVLRSYLP
- a CDS encoding histidine phosphatase family protein, coding for MTQFYLIRHGEPDRNINEQYKLKGHGRDLVPLTEAGVNQVYRTAQDERLKEAEVIISSPYTRALQTAAILSKELGLDIKVELDLREWQPDLTFEYDSLEQLAELGNDYDANLGVYPPGATKQWESKELLKNRVEKVIDRYLGFEKVIITGHGMAFRTLVGEMEEIPHASITGYNKTQAVIGIT
- the recQ gene encoding DNA helicase RecQ → MKMQGSLMEQAQAELQKYYGYPDFREGQKKIVNNLLEGRDTLGILPTGGGKSICYQVPALLLPGLTLVVSPLISLMKDQVDALTTAGIPAAYINSTLSGKEVNDRIRAARRGELKLLYVAPERLELDWFRLEMAGLSISCVAVDEAHCVSQWGHDFRTSYLAVSPFVEELPQRPILAAFTATATPEVMEDMVRLLRLRDPGVFMTGLGRDNLAMQVLRGENKREFVLDYTAQHSHQPGIVYAATRKEVDDLYQRLQATGVAAGRYHAGMSDQERAESQEGFLYDDIRVMVATNAFGMGIDKSNVRYVIHYNMPKNMEAYVQEAGRAGRDGEPSDCILLFSAQDIMTQKFLIEQNPQDTERKANEYRKLQQMIDYCYTTRCLRSAQLDYFGENHDDDPCGICSSCTDERQLVDMTVDAQKIFSCIHRMRERYGVALVSSVLKGSRNQKVLQYGFEKLPTHGAMSGRSEKEITESINVLISEGYLALSEGQYPVVRLQPLAAEVLRGQREVHQRVARTLVTSGTRDRSRTRDHSPSAVNETVFEQLRLIRRELAGREHVPSYIIFNDATLREMSVVCPQTEGEMLRVKGVGEVKYRKYGKAFLEFFQNEM